The Vicia villosa cultivar HV-30 ecotype Madison, WI linkage group LG1, Vvil1.0, whole genome shotgun sequence genome includes a region encoding these proteins:
- the LOC131644861 gene encoding receptor-like protein 51 produces MKPLLLILFLSLSLSTTITTQSPSLPLPPTPSPTSSPTPSTPSTPSKSTLDPKQITALQSLNIPTSKDPCSQPSFHNATLCDSSKPFRHLISLTLSNCSSYVSLSFTALKSLSTLTSLNLINCPISPIHFPPQLISSLTTFTCINSLRRISGVWLSQLQNLTDLTVSNVQVKASGPYVLLGHMNYLKTLTVSHANLTGFLPGHIHSNLTHVDFSGNQLKGNIPISITMLDSLQSLNLSSNKLAGEIPSSIGDLISLKNLSLASNSFSGSIPDSISAIPGLLHLDLSSNQLNGSIPKFISEMKSIKYLNLANNNLHGVVPFNQTFIKGLEVFKLGGNSNLCYNHSVLSSKLKLGVSPCDKYGKPVSPPPSKDSSADDSSDDDYDDSDDDGGSKHKKDSHHGPNKFVLGVAIALSSIVFLIVFLIVCSKCCR; encoded by the coding sequence ATGAAACCACTTCTCCTCATTCTCTtcctctccctctccctctccaCCACCATTACAACCCAATCTCCCTCTCTCCCTCTCCCTCCAACCCCATCTCCCACATCCTCACCAACACCTTCAACACCTTCAACCCCATCAAAATCCACTCTTGACCCTAAACAAATCACAGCCCTACAATCCCTCAACATCCCAACCTCAAAAGACCCATGCTCCCAACCCTCCTTCCACAATGCAACCCTCTGTGACTCCTCAAAGCCCTTCCGCCACCTCATCTCCCTAACCCTCTCCAACTGTTCCTCCTACGTCTCCCTCTCTTTCACCGCCCTCAAATCTCTCTCCACCCTCACCTCACTCAACCTCATCAACTGCCCCATCTCACCTATCCACTTCCCTCCCCAACTCATCTCATCTCTCACAACCTTCACCTGCATCAACAGCCTCCGCAGAATCTCCGGCGTCTGGCTCTCCCAGCTCCAGAATCTCACCGATCTCACTGTCTCAAATGTCCAAGTCAAAGCTTCTGGCCCTTACGTCTTACTCGGCCACATGAACTACCTCAAAACCTTAACTGTTTCTCATGCTAACCTCACTGGTTTCTTACCTGGTCACATTCATTCCAATCTCACCCATGTTGATTTCTCAGGTAATCAGCTTAAAGGAAACATACCCATTTCAATCACCATGCTTGATAGTCTTCAAAGTTTGAATCTTTCTTCAAATAAACTTGCCGGTGAAATACCCTCTTCCATTGGTGACTTGATTTCTCTCAAAAACCTCTCTTTAGCTTCAAATTCATTTTCTGGGTCCATCCCAGATTCAATCTCTGCTATCCCTGGCTTACTTCATTTGGATCTGAGTTCAAATCAACTCAATGGGTCAATCccaaagttcatttccgaaatgaaGAGTATCAAGTACTTGAATCTAGCTAACAATAACCTCCATGGTGTTGTTCCTTTTAACCAAACTTTCATAAAGGGGTTAGAAGTGTTCAAACTCGGTGGGAATAGCAATTTGTGTTACAATCATTCAGTTTTGTCTTCGAAGTTGAAACTTGGTGTTTCTCCTTGTGATAAATACGGGAAGCCGGTGTCGCCGCCGCCTTCGAAGGATTCTTCTGCAGATGATAGcagtgatgatgattatgatgatagtgatgatgatgGTGGTAGCAAGCATAAGAAGGATAGTCATCATGGGCCTAACAAGTTTGTTCTTGGTGTGGCTATTGCACTTTCTTCCATTGTTTTTCTTAttgtgtttttaattgtttgCTCTAAATGTTGTCGTTGA